The Thermoclostridium stercorarium subsp. stercorarium DSM 8532 genome contains a region encoding:
- a CDS encoding aldo/keto reductase: protein MRKTVLGKTGLEVTRVGFGVLPLQRVSMDEAKRILTRAYESGINFYDTARAYTDSEEKIGNALSDVRENIIIATKTQAKDAKTFWRDLETSLEKLKTDYIDIYQFHNPEKVPMAGDELYEAMLQAKQKGLIRHIGITNHSFENGKKAILSGLYETLQYPFNHISSEEDLELVMLCKEKNIGFIAMKALSGGLITNAETAFCYLWQYQHVVPIWGIQRMEELEQFIALEKNPPVLDETRKQLIEKDRRELSGSFCRGCGYCMPCPAGIPINNAARMKFLLRRAPYRQYITKEWQEKMELIENCIECNQCSSKCPYHLNTPALLKEMLADYREFVKSHA from the coding sequence GTAAAACCGTTTTGGGGAAAACAGGGCTTGAAGTCACCCGTGTAGGATTTGGCGTACTGCCTTTGCAACGGGTATCCATGGATGAAGCAAAAAGGATTTTAACAAGGGCCTATGAAAGCGGTATCAATTTTTACGACACTGCAAGGGCATATACCGACAGTGAGGAAAAAATCGGCAATGCGCTGTCGGATGTAAGGGAAAACATTATTATCGCCACGAAAACCCAGGCAAAGGACGCGAAAACTTTCTGGCGTGATCTGGAGACAAGCCTTGAGAAACTGAAAACAGACTACATAGATATCTACCAGTTCCATAATCCTGAAAAAGTACCGATGGCGGGAGACGAACTCTACGAAGCCATGCTCCAGGCAAAACAGAAAGGATTAATCCGGCATATAGGAATTACAAACCACAGCTTTGAAAACGGGAAAAAAGCAATATTATCCGGACTGTATGAAACCCTTCAGTACCCGTTTAACCATATTTCCTCCGAAGAAGACCTGGAACTTGTAATGCTCTGTAAGGAAAAAAACATTGGTTTTATCGCTATGAAAGCCCTTTCAGGAGGCCTCATCACAAATGCCGAAACAGCTTTCTGCTATTTGTGGCAATACCAGCATGTGGTACCCATCTGGGGTATTCAAAGAATGGAGGAACTGGAGCAGTTTATTGCGCTGGAGAAAAATCCCCCTGTACTGGACGAAACAAGAAAACAATTGATTGAAAAGGACAGGCGGGAACTTTCGGGCAGTTTCTGCAGGGGCTGCGGCTATTGCATGCCATGTCCGGCAGGCATACCCATCAACAATGCCGCAAGAATGAAATTCCTTTTAAGAAGGGCCCCTTACCGGCAGTATATTACAAAGGAATGGCAGGAAAAAATGGAACTGATTGAAAACTGCATCGAATGCAACCAGTGTTCGAGCAAATGCCCGTATCATCTGAACACGCCCGCGCTTTTGAAAGAGATGCTTGCAGATTACCGCGAATTTGTAAAAAGCCATGCATGA
- a CDS encoding heme ABC transporter ATP-binding protein, translating into MERSVSVENLNFSYGDRKVLXXICARFKPGTVNGLLGPNGSGKTTLLKNIASILKPEKNAVYINFKDIAKMTSAEIAKELALVPQSTHIEFDFTVEDIVMMGRTPHIKGFSNETEEDREIVRWALETTGVSHLKDRSIRSISGGELQRVIIARALAQKTPIILLDEPVSQLDIHHQLSIMETITRLAHEQGLTVVTVLHDLNLAAEYCDTVYLLKGGRIVCGGTPKEVLTYQVIEEVYDIVCLVYENPVSKKPHIIPVSSR; encoded by the coding sequence ATGGAGCGCTCGGTCAGTGTTGAGAACCTGAATTTTTCTTATGGTGACAGAAAGGTTCTGGNNNNTATATGTGCCCGGTTCAAACCCGGCACGGTCAACGGCCTTCTCGGCCCTAACGGTTCGGGTAAAACCACACTGCTTAAAAATATTGCATCAATTTTAAAACCTGAGAAAAACGCGGTGTATATCAACTTCAAAGACATAGCCAAAATGACATCGGCGGAAATAGCAAAGGAACTTGCGCTGGTCCCGCAAAGCACCCATATAGAATTTGACTTCACCGTGGAAGACATTGTTATGATGGGAAGGACACCGCATATAAAAGGCTTTTCAAACGAGACGGAAGAAGACAGGGAAATTGTCCGCTGGGCGCTTGAAACCACAGGTGTGAGTCATCTTAAAGACAGAAGCATAAGATCCATAAGCGGAGGAGAGCTGCAGCGCGTGATAATAGCAAGGGCGCTTGCCCAGAAAACCCCGATTATCCTCCTTGACGAGCCGGTATCCCAGCTTGACATTCACCACCAGCTTTCAATAATGGAAACGATAACAAGGCTTGCCCATGAGCAGGGGCTTACCGTTGTTACCGTTTTGCACGATCTGAATCTGGCAGCCGAATACTGTGATACCGTTTATCTTCTGAAAGGCGGGCGCATTGTATGCGGCGGAACGCCTAAAGAAGTTCTGACTTATCAGGTTATTGAAGAAGTGTATGATATAGTATGCCTGGTTTACGAAAACCCTGTCTCGAAAAAACCCCATATAATTCCCGTGAGCAGCAGATAA
- a CDS encoding FecCD family ABC transporter permease has product MFSGTKKIYGIFLIVLSALLVLVAAASLFLGTANIRYGDVFRILLHHIPGMENRISMDGIPDSAVTIIVKLRLTRVILAMLVGAGLAAVGSTMQCLFRNPMAEPGLLGISSGAGLGATIAIVIGANTTFFGMGSAAIAAFVGAMSTILVVYNISRTGSKISPTVLILAGTAVSFMNSAIIQLIMVFRRDRMDYIILWTMGSFTTSGWNKILILFPFLVIGITILLLYARQLNVISTGEETAQSLGIEVEKVKKILLAVCSMITAACVSTSGIIGFVGLIIPHVFRLVVGSDQRILLPYSIVGGAAFLVICDTLARIIAPPAEIPVGAITAVFGSPFFIALLIRSKRSVM; this is encoded by the coding sequence GTGTTTTCAGGTACAAAAAAAATTTACGGCATATTTCTGATTGTTTTATCTGCGCTGCTGGTTCTGGTGGCGGCCGCGTCGCTTTTTCTCGGAACAGCGAATATAAGGTATGGAGACGTGTTCAGAATACTTCTGCATCATATCCCCGGGATGGAAAACCGCATCAGCATGGACGGGATACCCGATTCGGCCGTAACCATCATAGTGAAACTGAGGCTTACAAGAGTGATCCTTGCCATGCTGGTCGGAGCAGGGCTTGCCGCCGTTGGGTCGACAATGCAGTGCCTTTTCAGGAACCCAATGGCAGAACCGGGGCTTTTGGGTATATCTTCGGGAGCCGGTCTTGGTGCAACAATTGCGATTGTAATCGGGGCGAATACAACTTTTTTCGGTATGGGTTCTGCGGCCATTGCCGCATTTGTGGGGGCAATGTCAACTATTTTGGTTGTTTATAATATCTCAAGGACGGGCTCCAAAATATCACCCACCGTCCTGATTCTGGCGGGAACTGCGGTAAGCTTCATGAACAGCGCGATAATTCAGCTTATCATGGTATTCAGAAGGGATCGCATGGATTATATCATTCTTTGGACGATGGGCTCGTTTACAACTTCAGGCTGGAATAAGATATTAATTCTTTTTCCCTTTTTGGTTATCGGGATTACAATACTGTTACTGTATGCAAGACAGCTGAATGTCATTTCCACCGGGGAGGAGACGGCGCAATCCCTTGGAATAGAGGTTGAAAAGGTGAAGAAAATTCTGCTTGCCGTATGTTCAATGATAACGGCGGCCTGTGTTTCAACCAGCGGTATTATCGGATTCGTCGGATTAATAATACCTCATGTTTTTCGGCTTGTTGTAGGATCCGATCAGAGAATTCTGCTGCCATATTCAATTGTCGGAGGTGCAGCTTTCCTTGTAATCTGCGATACTCTGGCGAGAATAATCGCGCCTCCGGCCGAAATCCCGGTTGGAGCAATTACCGCGGTTTTTGGCTCTCCGTTTTTCATAGCGCTTCTTATTCGCAGCAAAAGGAGCGTGATGTGA
- a CDS encoding ABC transporter substrate-binding protein has translation MKKGLILLSFLLTIFLTAGCGKTNNSGSLNTAMPTPVEMAGESLQQTPETENNTVYPLEITDSKGNTVKFGEEPKKVVSLSPNITEIIYALGKGDRLVGRTALCDYPEDVSNVTVVGDFYEWNFETILSLEPDVVFASSLNTEENEKKLKELGVNVVFLTQVQSFESTYEIIELIGKILNAGEEAEKVINKMKETVSAVQKAAEGKERPSVYYVVGYGEYGDYTATGETFISDMIEMAGGDNIAADTTGWVYSLEKLIEKDPDIIIGAEDAKEYFEKTSGYKDLTAVREGRVYAIDVNLLERQGPRLAEGLVKLYEIFHSESLPDSPAN, from the coding sequence ATGAAAAAAGGTCTTATTTTATTGTCTTTTCTGCTGACTATATTCCTGACAGCTGGATGCGGAAAGACAAATAATTCCGGAAGCTTGAACACAGCAATGCCCACTCCTGTGGAAATGGCAGGGGAAAGCCTGCAGCAAACACCGGAGACTGAAAATAACACGGTATATCCGCTGGAGATAACCGATTCTAAGGGAAATACCGTTAAATTCGGTGAAGAGCCGAAAAAAGTGGTTTCGTTAAGCCCCAATATCACCGAAATTATTTATGCGCTGGGTAAGGGGGACAGGCTGGTGGGAAGGACAGCCTTGTGTGATTACCCGGAGGATGTGAGTAATGTAACTGTTGTAGGGGATTTTTATGAATGGAATTTTGAAACAATACTGTCCCTCGAACCCGATGTGGTTTTCGCTTCCTCGCTCAACACCGAAGAAAACGAGAAAAAACTCAAGGAGCTTGGTGTTAATGTGGTATTCCTGACGCAGGTGCAGTCGTTTGAAAGCACATATGAGATCATTGAGCTGATAGGCAAAATCCTTAATGCAGGCGAAGAGGCGGAAAAAGTCATAAACAAAATGAAAGAGACAGTTTCAGCGGTGCAAAAGGCAGCGGAAGGAAAAGAAAGGCCTTCGGTATATTACGTAGTGGGGTACGGTGAATACGGAGATTATACGGCAACGGGAGAAACGTTCATATCCGATATGATTGAAATGGCAGGCGGCGATAACATAGCGGCGGATACAACGGGTTGGGTATACAGCCTTGAAAAGTTAATAGAAAAGGATCCCGACATAATCATCGGGGCCGAGGATGCGAAGGAATATTTCGAGAAAACCAGCGGCTATAAAGATCTCACTGCCGTAAGGGAAGGCAGAGTATATGCAATAGACGTGAACCTTCTTGAACGCCAGGGGCCAAGGCTTGCCGAAGGGCTTGTGAAGCTTTATGAGATTTTCCATTCCGAAAGCCTGCCGGACAGTCCGGCAAATTAA
- a CDS encoding putative signal transducing protein, whose translation MKTVPYDRKQKQNREVYLLTAADEREYDVYKSLLDAYGIPVLKKHREAGGYLNISMGMNIYGVDIYVPEECYKDALELINDKNTGESDDATAKEMENAAENFQNRRLAYIWILIAVFYFLPLLIWLVYSMVKN comes from the coding sequence ATGAAAACGGTACCGTATGACAGAAAACAAAAACAGAACAGGGAAGTGTATTTGCTAACGGCAGCGGATGAGCGTGAATATGACGTGTACAAATCCCTGCTGGATGCCTATGGCATACCGGTTCTGAAAAAACATAGAGAAGCCGGCGGATATCTTAATATATCCATGGGAATGAATATTTACGGCGTGGATATTTATGTTCCGGAAGAATGTTACAAAGATGCTTTGGAGCTTATAAACGATAAGAATACCGGTGAAAGTGATGACGCCACCGCGAAAGAAATGGAAAATGCGGCGGAAAATTTTCAGAACAGGCGTCTTGCATACATTTGGATACTGATTGCCGTATTTTATTTTCTCCCGCTTTTAATCTGGCTTGTATATTCAATGGTAAAAAATTAG
- a CDS encoding folate family ECF transporter S component, which yields MEKKDVFSFLKDVYSLVLVALFIAIYGVLSLLRIYIIPNQLRISFTFMPVAWAAMLFGPVAGGLTGALGDVIGWAINPVGPFFPGFTLNAFIVGFMYGMFFYKKEITLKRVIAAVVTITPVVDLVLNPVWLSIMTGEAFKVLVFTRIVKSLIMLPVKCLILYTSGVLMKKFVPSRIRRV from the coding sequence ATGGAAAAAAAAGATGTTTTTTCTTTTCTGAAAGATGTTTATTCCCTGGTTTTGGTGGCATTATTTATAGCTATCTACGGAGTCCTTTCACTGCTCAGAATTTACATTATCCCCAATCAGCTCAGAATCAGCTTTACTTTTATGCCGGTAGCATGGGCGGCGATGCTGTTTGGCCCTGTAGCAGGCGGGTTAACCGGAGCCCTTGGCGATGTGATAGGCTGGGCTATAAACCCGGTGGGACCGTTTTTTCCGGGCTTTACCTTAAATGCTTTTATTGTTGGTTTTATGTATGGCATGTTTTTCTATAAAAAGGAAATTACGCTGAAACGGGTTATTGCTGCTGTCGTTACGATAACCCCTGTTGTAGATTTAGTGCTAAACCCGGTATGGCTGAGCATTATGACGGGTGAGGCTTTCAAAGTGCTTGTATTTACGCGCATTGTCAAATCTTTGATAATGCTGCCCGTTAAATGCCTTATTTTATACACTTCGGGGGTTTTAATGAAAAAGTTCGTGCCTTCACGCATACGCCGTGTATAA
- a CDS encoding regulatory protein RecX: MRGFVYIWYNFYKKQGEVEMTITAAIKHKNNPGMIQIYIDNSYAFSIPEEEYFRLNLYEKQEITPEEVKKIREEINVRLAKQRALRMLAVREKTEYEIRTKLIRLGFDETVVENAVLELKSMGYINDRIFASKYISDRLKLKPKSKKALAYELERKGVEPGIIEEVLSEFEVDESLIAYRLAKRKFGKYDITDPEIQMKIKFFLAHKGFSNDIIKNTLREMLETMEE; encoded by the coding sequence TTGCGGGGGTTTGTTTACATATGGTATAATTTCTACAAAAAACAGGGTGAGGTTGAGATGACAATTACCGCTGCGATAAAACATAAAAACAATCCTGGAATGATACAGATTTACATAGATAATTCCTATGCCTTTTCCATTCCGGAAGAAGAATATTTCAGGCTGAATCTGTATGAAAAACAGGAAATAACTCCTGAAGAAGTAAAAAAGATCCGGGAAGAGATTAATGTCAGGCTTGCAAAGCAGCGCGCACTGAGAATGCTTGCAGTAAGGGAAAAAACAGAATATGAAATCAGGACGAAACTTATACGGCTTGGTTTTGATGAAACTGTGGTGGAAAATGCGGTACTGGAGCTAAAATCAATGGGATACATAAACGACAGAATTTTCGCCAGCAAGTATATTTCCGACCGCCTAAAACTGAAACCGAAGTCTAAAAAGGCATTGGCTTATGAACTTGAAAGAAAGGGAGTTGAGCCCGGTATTATAGAGGAAGTACTGTCCGAATTCGAAGTTGACGAATCCCTTATTGCCTATCGCCTTGCAAAAAGGAAATTTGGAAAATATGATATCACCGATCCCGAGATACAGATGAAAATAAAATTCTTTCTGGCTCATAAAGGATTTTCAAATGACATTATTAAGAACACACTGAGAGAAATGCTTGAAACAATGGAAGAATAA
- the recA gene encoding recombinase RecA: MASEEKKKALEMVFSQIEKQFGKGAIMKLGEAAHMNIDVIPTGALGLDIALGVGGLPRGRIVEIFGPESSGKTTVALHVIAEAQKAGGEAAFIDAEHALDPVYAKALGVNIENLIVSQPDTGEQALEIAEALVRSGAIDVIVIDSVAALVPKAEIDGEMGEQYVGLQARLMSQALRKLSGVISKSRTVAIFINQLREKVGVMFGNPEVTPGGRALKFYASIRMDVRKVETLKEGGEPVGNRTRVKIVKNKVAPPFKEAEFDIIYGEGISKEGNVLDIAVQLDIIKKSGAWFSYNDQRLGQGRENVKKFLKENPEICREIEAKIRAQYDKAFIQSIGSHAADDDEV; encoded by the coding sequence ATGGCAAGTGAGGAAAAGAAAAAGGCTCTTGAGATGGTTTTCAGCCAGATAGAGAAACAGTTTGGGAAGGGCGCCATAATGAAGCTTGGTGAAGCCGCCCATATGAATATTGATGTAATACCAACCGGCGCATTGGGGCTGGATATCGCTTTGGGGGTCGGCGGTCTGCCAAGAGGACGAATTGTTGAAATTTTCGGTCCTGAGTCATCAGGTAAAACCACCGTTGCGTTGCATGTAATAGCAGAGGCACAAAAAGCCGGCGGCGAAGCAGCTTTTATAGATGCCGAGCACGCGCTGGATCCGGTTTATGCAAAAGCGCTGGGAGTAAATATAGAAAACCTTATTGTTTCACAACCCGATACAGGTGAACAGGCGCTTGAAATCGCGGAGGCATTGGTACGCAGCGGAGCCATAGACGTTATTGTTATAGATTCGGTTGCGGCGCTTGTTCCGAAGGCCGAAATAGACGGTGAAATGGGAGAACAGTATGTGGGGTTGCAGGCAAGGCTGATGTCGCAGGCGTTGAGAAAACTATCGGGTGTCATAAGCAAGTCCAGAACAGTTGCCATTTTCATCAACCAGTTACGTGAAAAGGTAGGCGTTATGTTTGGAAATCCCGAAGTTACGCCTGGAGGACGAGCCTTGAAGTTTTATGCTTCCATACGCATGGATGTCAGAAAAGTCGAAACGTTGAAAGAAGGCGGCGAACCGGTAGGAAACAGGACGAGGGTTAAGATTGTCAAAAACAAGGTGGCTCCTCCGTTCAAAGAGGCTGAGTTTGACATAATTTACGGTGAAGGTATTTCTAAAGAAGGAAATGTTTTGGACATAGCTGTCCAACTGGATATTATCAAGAAAAGCGGTGCCTGGTTTTCCTATAATGACCAGCGGCTTGGTCAGGGACGTGAAAACGTTAAAAAGTTCCTGAAGGAGAATCCTGAAATTTGCAGGGAAATAGAAGCCAAAATCCGCGCTCAGTATGACAAAGCTTTTATACAGAGCATAGGATCCCACGCGGCGGATGATGATGAGGTGTAA
- a CDS encoding carbohydrate ABC transporter permease, translated as MFVKKRAIVLNAVYHFFVSIFGLFMLYPIIWMFFASFKNNHEIFSLTASLIPKTFRFENYVNGWNGFGTLTFGHFIENSLIVSIISTIGAVASSALVAYGLARIKFKGKKFWFAVMLITMMLPYQVLMVPQFVLFHRLGWVNTYLPIIVPQFLGQPFFIFLMIQFIQGIPAELDQSAKIDGCNRFSIFFRIILPLMRPAIITSTIFSFCWRWDDFFAALLYLNQPRLYTVPLALRMFSDPAGSSDWGAMMAMGTISLLPLIMVFIFFQKYLVEGIATTGLKG; from the coding sequence ATGTTCGTGAAAAAAAGGGCAATCGTCTTGAATGCAGTTTACCATTTTTTTGTAAGCATATTCGGCCTATTTATGCTATATCCGATAATCTGGATGTTTTTTGCATCCTTCAAGAATAATCATGAGATATTTAGTCTGACTGCTTCTTTGATTCCGAAAACTTTCAGATTTGAGAACTATGTAAATGGCTGGAATGGTTTTGGTACGTTAACTTTCGGGCATTTTATCGAAAATTCGCTTATAGTGAGTATTATTTCCACCATTGGCGCAGTAGCTTCATCGGCACTGGTTGCTTACGGACTCGCAAGGATTAAATTTAAAGGTAAAAAATTTTGGTTTGCTGTGATGCTTATTACAATGATGCTGCCTTATCAAGTCTTGATGGTTCCGCAATTTGTTTTATTCCACAGGCTGGGATGGGTTAACACTTATCTTCCTATCATTGTTCCACAGTTTCTTGGACAGCCGTTTTTTATCTTTCTGATGATACAGTTTATTCAGGGAATACCGGCGGAACTTGATCAGTCGGCAAAAATTGACGGTTGCAACCGTTTTTCCATATTTTTCAGGATTATTCTGCCTTTGATGAGACCTGCGATTATTACTTCAACGATTTTTTCATTCTGCTGGAGATGGGATGACTTCTTTGCAGCACTTTTGTATTTGAATCAACCGAGACTTTATACGGTTCCGCTGGCGCTCAGAATGTTTTCGGATCCGGCAGGTTCTTCTGATTGGGGCGCAATGATGGCAATGGGTACAATATCGCTTTTGCCGCTTATAATGGTGTTTATATTCTTCCAGAAATATCTTGTTGAAGGCATAGCAACTACCGGTTTAAAAGGATGA
- a CDS encoding carbohydrate ABC transporter permease — protein MNTAQSKKERKLGKITDNDNVVGYIFILPFVIGFLAFTLYPIISSFYFSFTRYDLLSSPRFIGLENYKEMFIEDPKFWHSFGITCLYVVVSVPLRLIFALLVAMILSKTTKLTGLYRAVYYIPSLLGGSVAVSVLWKRIFSDTGAVNAILRLFGIYSDTNWIGNPDTALLTLILLAVWQFGSSMLIFLAGLKQIPRTYYEAADVDGAKPVQKFFKITLPMLSPVIFFNLVMQTITGFMTFTQTFIISNGSGAPLDSLLLYALYLYQQAFGYYRMGYGSAMAWFMLVIIGALTALAFKTSSSWVYYESKEE, from the coding sequence ATGAACACAGCGCAGTCAAAAAAAGAAAGGAAACTCGGGAAAATAACTGACAATGACAATGTGGTCGGGTATATATTTATCCTGCCGTTTGTTATCGGCTTTCTCGCTTTTACGCTTTATCCGATTATTTCATCTTTCTATTTTTCTTTTACCCGTTATGATCTCCTTTCATCACCCAGGTTTATAGGGTTGGAAAATTATAAGGAGATGTTTATTGAAGATCCGAAATTCTGGCATTCTTTCGGGATTACATGCCTTTATGTAGTTGTTTCGGTGCCGCTGCGACTGATTTTTGCATTACTGGTAGCCATGATTCTTTCGAAAACAACGAAATTAACCGGACTTTACCGGGCCGTTTATTATATACCGTCTCTTCTTGGAGGAAGTGTGGCTGTTTCAGTACTGTGGAAAAGAATATTCAGCGATACCGGAGCGGTCAATGCCATATTGAGGCTTTTTGGAATCTATTCGGATACCAACTGGATAGGTAATCCTGATACGGCTTTATTAACGCTTATTTTATTGGCAGTATGGCAATTCGGATCATCCATGCTGATTTTTCTTGCGGGATTGAAACAAATACCAAGAACTTATTATGAAGCGGCTGATGTAGATGGTGCAAAACCCGTGCAGAAATTTTTCAAAATTACGTTACCCATGCTTTCACCGGTTATATTTTTTAATCTTGTTATGCAAACGATAACAGGATTTATGACATTTACACAGACTTTTATTATTTCCAACGGATCGGGAGCGCCTCTTGACAGTTTGCTGCTGTATGCCTTGTACCTGTATCAGCAGGCCTTTGGATATTATCGTATGGGCTACGGATCGGCTATGGCTTGGTTTATGCTGGTTATTATCGGTGCTTTGACGGCATTGGCTTTTAAGACGTCTTCATCATGGGTTTATTATGAGTCTAAGGAGGAATAA
- a CDS encoding ABC transporter substrate-binding protein, with protein MKKTAVIILAVLMLVLTLAGCGGSVQSDQSSSTVTTAPGGSDEKAKDEGTKNIELRIAWWGNQTRNEGTLKVMDLYHEKNPNVTLQGEYVDWSGYWQKLATQASANSLPDVIQMDYAYIDQYVSKNLLLDLKPYTENRLLDVSDISESILASGRINDGLYGIPLGSNVLSLYYDPAVFEAAGVNPPDSSWTWDDYKNILTKVHEATGKQAESLFHTDPQFLIEYIARQKGYSMYSEDKKSLGFTDSSIPEFVFSLVYELTKSGVYISPDKIPTGTAIEDLPFTKGEAFMGSGWSNQFVAVANAAGRDVELISLPLSKESSEKMGLYNKPSCFFSVTQSSQNKDEAVKFVSFFINDLGANKILLAERGVPVAGKVRDGIENDVSEAVAKTFEYINKVNNVDKITSPIDPPDPSAASQVKTLTKNLFDQVAFGKLDPKSAAEQFMKEANEILAKGE; from the coding sequence ATGAAAAAGACTGCGGTGATTATACTTGCAGTGCTTATGCTGGTTTTAACTTTGGCGGGATGCGGCGGTTCCGTTCAGAGCGACCAGAGCAGTTCAACGGTAACTACTGCTCCTGGAGGTTCGGATGAAAAGGCAAAAGATGAAGGGACCAAAAATATAGAACTTAGAATTGCGTGGTGGGGAAATCAGACCAGGAACGAAGGTACACTGAAGGTTATGGATCTTTATCATGAGAAAAATCCAAATGTAACACTGCAAGGGGAATATGTCGACTGGAGCGGCTACTGGCAGAAGCTCGCAACGCAGGCATCAGCAAACAGCCTGCCGGATGTCATTCAGATGGACTATGCCTATATAGATCAGTATGTAAGCAAAAACCTGCTTTTAGACCTGAAGCCATATACCGAAAACCGATTGCTGGACGTATCTGATATCAGTGAAAGTATTCTTGCAAGCGGAAGAATTAATGACGGCCTGTACGGTATTCCGCTCGGGTCTAATGTGCTGAGTTTGTATTATGATCCTGCGGTGTTTGAAGCGGCAGGTGTGAATCCTCCGGATTCGTCATGGACGTGGGATGATTATAAGAATATTTTAACAAAGGTTCATGAAGCCACAGGCAAACAAGCTGAATCGCTGTTCCATACCGATCCGCAGTTCCTGATAGAATATATCGCAAGACAAAAAGGATATTCAATGTACAGTGAAGATAAAAAATCCCTCGGTTTTACAGATTCTTCAATTCCGGAATTTGTTTTCAGTCTTGTATATGAGTTGACGAAATCAGGAGTATATATCTCGCCTGATAAGATTCCGACAGGTACGGCTATAGAAGATTTACCGTTCACGAAAGGTGAGGCCTTCATGGGTTCGGGCTGGAGTAACCAGTTTGTTGCTGTAGCTAATGCCGCCGGAAGAGATGTTGAATTGATAAGTCTGCCCTTGAGTAAAGAAAGTTCAGAAAAGATGGGACTGTATAATAAACCTTCGTGTTTCTTCTCTGTAACTCAAAGTTCCCAGAATAAAGACGAAGCAGTAAAATTCGTTAGTTTCTTTATAAATGATCTGGGGGCCAACAAGATTCTGCTTGCAGAACGCGGCGTGCCTGTGGCCGGAAAGGTAAGGGATGGAATTGAGAATGACGTTTCTGAAGCTGTGGCAAAAACTTTTGAATACATAAATAAAGTTAACAATGTTGATAAAATTACCAGCCCGATAGATCCTCCTGATCCTTCTGCTGCAAGCCAGGTTAAGACTCTTACGAAAAACCTGTTTGATCAGGTTGCCTTTGGAAAGCTTGATCCGAAGAGCGCGGCAGAACAGTTTATGAAAGAAGCAAATGAAATTCTTGCCAAAGGAGAGTAA